The genomic interval CATCTATGCATTCCTATGAAATCCTCCTCTGAAAATTACGACCAACAAAAGTATCAGTTTCGTATGTACGATAATACCTTTTAACTGATTCATCACTTTCGTGCAATTGCAATATCTTAAACGAACGAAATAGTCCATTCTTTATTGATAACGAAAATCATTACCGCTTGAAATTATAGTATAGATGATGAAATCTTGTCAAGACACATCCATAGAAATCTCCTTCTGCGGATCGCTAAACAACGCCTTTAGGAATTTTTCTTCTTAAAAGAAGAGCTACTTATAAAATCGTACACGTTAGGCAACGCTCGGCCTTGATCATAACGGATCTTTAAAATAAACAGGTACTGCTCTCATGAAATGATGAGCAATACCTGTTCAGCCTCCATTGTTACTTATTTAGTTAAAATTGTTTTTCCACACCAATTACAAAGCTTCTTCCAGGCATCGGATATTTACCCGGTACTTTATAATATTCAGGCGAGGTTCCAATGACTTCATACGCTTGATTTGTCAAATTATACCCTTTTAAATAAACTTGTGTATCTTTTGCAGCCCGATAACGGATATTCATATCTAGGGTAAAATATGAATCAGAGGTATATGCTCTCTTATCGCGCCCTGTTCCAGACAGCATCGTTATTCCCGCATCCAATTTATCTTTGCTATATTGAATACCTAAAGAATATCCATTTGGCCGGCTATTTAGAGGATCTAGAATATAATTATCTGTTCCCCCTTGTTGTTTTTCAATTTTTGAATAAGAATAACCTGCATTGACCTTCCATTGCTCAGATAATTTTCTTTGTAAATTGATCTCCATCCCCTGTCTCTTTTCACGATCCACATTCATCCACATTCCTTGACTACCGACGACTCCTGATTTCCATACAATTGCATTTTCTAAATCACTACGGTAAATACTGGATTGCAGTGTAGTCTTATGATCTAATTTCATATCCAATCCCAGTGTAAATGTATCTGAAGACTCCGGTTTCAAATCTTTATTACCTAACCAACTTGGTGTATTTGCATATAGATCCAACAATCTTGGATTTCTGACGGCTTGTCCCCAGGATATATATACATTTGTATCCGTTGCTACTTCTTTACTCAAAGATACATGAGAGGTAACCTCACCACCAAATGTGTCATGATGATCATAACGACTACCGAAGTTTAAGGACATATCATCTTTTAATTTTAAATTATTTTCTATGAATACCGCTTTCGTAGTTGCATCAGCTTTCATATACTTTGAACTGTTAAAATCGTTAACCTTCTCTTGCCGAATATCTGTACCACCGGTCATAGTATAGTTATCATTCAGTTGCCAACTTTGCTGCCATTCTGCACCATTTACTTTAAGATCATGCCACAAAATGCCGTACGGCCAATGTGCAGTTTCTTCACTGGTATTTTGATAAATTCGAAAGCTATTCGCATTATTTTTTTCTTTTCCCCATGAATAAGTCAATGCGACATTTAAATCTGAAACACGTCGGCGCTCATCCGGATTAGAAATTGTACCAGCATCTACATCTTTTAGTGCTAAACCATAGCCCCCGCGATCTTCCATACGTTCGATTGACAAAGAAAGTTCACTATCATCATCAAGCTGTTTATCGATACGCAACGTTTGATGCTCTTTATCAATTTCACTGGCTTTAAATTCTCTACTGTTTCCTGTTCGTGGGTTTTTATAGTCAAAATTACCTCTCGTTTGTTTATCATATGTAAATATATAACTTATATCATTATCAACACCTTCGGTCGTTAAAGCATAACGCCTTGAATTCCATGATCCAAATTCTGTTGTTGCCTTCGTAACATTTTCTTTTGCTTTTTTCGTAATAATATTGATGACACCACCAACTGCATCACTACCATACAAAGCTGAATTCGGTCCGCGCACAATTTCAATACGTTCAATATTTTCAATCGCAATATTATCAATATTCAGCCCATTAAAACTACCTGTAGTAGAATAATATGCCCAAGTCATTTTTCTGCCATCTACTAGTACAAGAACTCTATCATCTCCATTAAGAATTGGAAAAGAAGCATAACTACTGGTTCCCATATTAACATTATTCGCAGTTAATACGTCAGAAATCTTACTATATCCGCCTTTTTCAATCTCTTCATTTCCTATAACTGTAACATTCGCCGCAACTTCACTCTTTTTTACTGGAACACGAGTTGCGGTCACGACATATTCATCAAAATCAAATTCCTGTTCTTCAGCATACGCATCATTTGCTATTCCAAACGATATTGCACCGCAAATTAAAGTACACAGTAAGCCCTTGGTCTTCTTGTCCATGCAGTCATCTCCTTATATCTTTACTTTATTTTTAAGTAATAAGAATAAAAACGATATTGATAGTTATTATCATTATCAATACTTTTGTTATGATACAAAAAAACCTTGGGCTTGTCAACTTTGAACGATCTTTCCTAAGTAAAAGAATCGGAAACTATAGCAGATCATACTTTAATCTATAATGGCTTACCTATCTTTTCATTTTATTAAATCAATTGCGATTCCAGTTATCATTTTGCTATCGTCACTTCTATACAAAAAAATGTTGTGGTCTGATTAAAATCAAGGCCACAACATTTTATACAACATGTTTATACGGCAGTGTATCACTGCGTCAAAAGCTGTATGTAAATATCTATATCAACGTTTACGTTATAATCTACTCTGCTATCCAGCATTATGCCTTAGCAAACCCCGCTCCTATTGCCGGATGCCCTTCTGGCATATGTTGGATTTTGGGATGTAATTTCATTGCCCCATCTTGTGCGGCAATTTTTTGCACAGCTAAACTTTTTTCCCCAGTTACTAAGATTTGAATACATTCTACCGTAGTCTGTGATAGATTGACCTGCCAGAATTGACCAGCAAGCGTTAATTCATAAAGAATCCCGTTGTATTTTACAAGACCACGCTCTTCCCATAGTTTATATAGCCATTGCAACTCACTCAAGCGAGGTTCTGCCTGAATCAATCGTTGTAAGTCTAAGAAACCTTGCTCTAGCTGTCCCAAAACAGTATTTATGATTGGTTGCAATGGAGATTGTTCCATCAGTACCATACATGGTTTTTTTTCTTCTTTTACCAATTTTTCATAAACGGGAAGCATTCTGTGCAGCATCGTTGTATAACCTCCGATACTACCTCCGGCACCGCAACCAAAAGGAAACATATCTCGCCCTTCTTTTGCCAAGATATTATAAAGACTTCGCTCTCTGTTATTACGCGTCCAATGACAGATGCTAAGACGTTTAAAAGCTCGTTTTGTCAAAAAGTCATGTGCAAAGGAAAACATTTCTGCCTGCCGTGCAGTATCAGCAGCCGGAGACATTTTCCCCGCTTGAATGCGCTTGTTCATTTCACTTTCTTCAAACACATTAAGCTGATATAAATCCATACCATCCACCGCTGATGCAGACAAAAGTTCCAAATCTTCTTTCCACAGCTTCATATCTTGGTCAGGTAAACCGTAGATCAGATCAACAATCACTGCACATTGCTGATAAGCTTTTAATTCTGCCAATCTTTTTAGCACTGTTTCTTGATCGTCAATTCGTCCTAATTGGCGTCGAATATGCGTATGAAACGATTGTACACCCAAAGACATTCTATTGACACCATGCTTCATCCATATATCCATTTTTTCCGGCACTAAATCGTAAATGCGTCCTTCCAACGTTAATTCATAATCATTAGCCAACGGTAAACAATCGTGAATGGTTTGTAACAGACGTTTTGCATTTTGTGGTGATAAAGAGGTCGGCGTTCCACCCCCAATAAAAACTGCATGTATCAGACCATCTTTCATTTGCGGTACTGCGGCAGAAGCTTCTATTTCCTGTATTAAACAGTCAATATACTTATCTTCGATCGCTTGATTCGCAGCATTTTGAAAAAAATTACAATATAAACATCTAGTCTGACAGAAAGGAATATGAATATAAACGGAACGAGGCGCCATCTGCTCGGGCACAGAAAACATGATTTTTTCCCATACACCTTGTGTTTGGTCTGCCTTTACCGGTCTCCCTGTCAAACCAGCATGAACTACTCTTTTATGAGGAAATGCACCAGTCAGCGGATCGACATTTTGATAACCAAATTGTAATGCTGCTTCTTCCTTTGAAAGAGTCTGCATAATCGTCTCTAGTTTCATAAAGCAGAATTCTCCAATCGTTTTAATGTTTCAACGACAAAATTTCTAGCTGCTTGCAAATCTCTATCATCTGGATGCACCGATGCTCGTTCATGCAGTTTTTCTCTTTCAGATGTCACAGCATGCGGATGTCCAGTCGGGAACATTTTTTTCATTTGCTCAATTAAATTCGGGTCAACTTTACCTTGACAAATAAATGTATGAATCGGCATTGCATTAGACGGCAACAGTGCTATCGCGTTTTGCATACTTGATGTTGCATGCTCTGAATCCGGATCTGCACCAAGTGTAGCAAATAATGCAACTTTAGGATGATGTAATCTTTCTAATAATTTTTTTGACTGTGCATCAGCTGTTCCACGATCAACCCAAAAGCCTACAAAAACACAATCGTAAGCATCCAAATTTTCTGGGGCATCCGCCACTGACAGGCATGGTGTCTCATTAGGTAAAACGCTGCAAATTTCTTTGGCAATTTTCTCAGTATTGCCTGTTCTTGATGAGTATAAAACGATACAATTCATAAATCATTCCTCCAAAAATTTAATTCATCTAAAGTATAACAAAATCCTTCTTTTCATATTGTCGGAAGCTTTGCCTGCACCACTCCCTTCATGGTTATAGATTCTAATTTTATTTATGCTATGCTCATAGCAAGCTGAACAATGTGTTCACCTGCCTATTTTTCATAAAGAAAAGCGGCTAATACACTCAATGCTTTTTCCATCTGAATACCAGGATTGACTGCAAATAAAGAATACGGGAGTTTATATATGCGTCTATTTTTCTGCAGCGTATTTAGTTTCTGCCATGGTGAATGCAGGAGTGATGTATTCTTTTGATTTTCCCCTCCACTCAAATGATGATCGACAAATAAAATAACATCAATTTGAATTTCTGTAATCGTCTCAAAATCCAGCGGAGCATATGCTAATTTTTCATCTTTAATTGTGATTAAATCAAATACATTGACGCCGCCCAATCTTTTTACCATATCGCCAACAAAACTTGTAGAAAGTGCTGCATATAATTCGCCGTCAATAGACCAAACAACCAGCACTCTTGGCGAAGGTTGCTCACCAATTTGTTCAATTAATTGTTGTCGATGTTTTTCAATCACACCAATCTTTTTTTCCGCTATTTTTTCTGTGCCATTTAATTCACCATAAAAACATAATCCTTCCAAAACACTTGCATAATTAGAAAATGTTTGTAATATAGTTGGAATTCCTTTTCTTTCTAAAACAGCTGCTAATGATCGATATGTCGGAAATGCCATACCAATAACTAAATCTGGTTTCATCTCGACAATACGCTTAAGGTCAGGATTTTCCGGTATCCCTACTTCTGGAATATCCTTAACTTTATCTTCTAATATGGCCGGCAACCGATCACTTGTCCCCCTGCCAATCGGCATACCGCCAGTTGCAACATACAATCCTAAATTAGATGAATTTAAAATAACCACCCGACGTGGATGACTTGGGATCTCAACCAGTCTACCGGCACTATCCGTAACCATACGATTTTGAATATCGCCAGATTTATCTAACTGTCGTCTCGGCGAATTTCGCTTTTGAATCCGACTATCTCCCTTATGGTTTAAAAGCTGAATTGTCCCACATTTTGGGCACTTGATTTCGACCTTTTCTACGATTCCGCGAAACAACAAACTATTACAAAAAACACATCGGACAGGACACAAATCCTCGTGAGACTCATGCCATATATCTTGCACAAGTCTATCATATCCCAACACGCAAATCACTCTCCCTCATTTTTCCATTTTCGCAAAATAAAAAGAGCTCCATACATAACTTAATTACGTAATGAAGCTCCAGGCTTTCTTAAACATTACCGCAACCAACGAAGGATAGCAGTACTTTACTTTTTCTGATTTAATACACATCTTGTTTATAATATAGCGTAGATGAGAATCATTGTCAATATATTTTAGAATTGATGTTAAAATTCCTTACAGGTTATACCTATATTCTAAAACATTTACCTTTAAGGAAGTTTTTATTTGCAGAAAATATTTAATGTATAAAATTAATTCTAAATTACAGATTCACCGTTGCACGACATAGTAGTTTTCACCTTTATCCTATCATCTAAAAAATCTGCCGCCTATAGTTAAGCAGCAGATTAAAATTAGTATATTATATATGTTTGTCTTCTTAGCGCGATACACACCAAAATTCTGTGAAACCGATTTCTTGTTTATACATTGCCTTACCAATATCGTGTTGCTGTCAGAATGAGAGTTCGTTGCTCTCCCTGGAATGTCCGGGTGTTGTCAAAGGCAGAAGCTTCATAAAATTTATCAAATAAATTACGTACATTAAGCTGGTATTGCCAGTCCGTAGTGTTGTAACGGATCGAAGCATCGGCCAGCCAAACACCGTTGAGTTTCAGTGAATTGTCAGTATTATAACGAGAACCAATGTAGCGTACACCGATGCCAGCATTCCATCCAGACTGTATTTGCTTATCTTTTGCTGTGTCCAGCCATAAAGCAGCCGTATGCTTTGAGACACCTGCCGTGCGCCTACCAATCGCAGCTGCATCGGTACTCTTCGTAATTTTATTGTCGAGTATCGTATAAGATGCAGTTAGTCGCAAATCTTTGAAAGCCACCATATTTGCCTCTAATTCCAATCCTTTTGATGCAATTTCGCCCGTTTGAATGCTAAAATTTGTATCTATAGGATCGGCTGTCAACACATTCTGCTGACGAAGATCAAAGAGTGCTACTGTAAAACGAGCATCCATATTTACTGGTTCGTATTGTATACCTACTTCATATTGCTGTCCTGTAGTCGGTACAAATGGCTGACTACTGCGATCTCTCCCGGATTGGGGTTCGAAGGATTTCGCATAGCTGATATAGGGAGATAATTCTTTAGTTGCGTGATAGACAAGTCCGGCTCTTCCTGTAAAGGCATCCTGATCAATCTCAGTGATTGCTCCATTTTGAGGATTTACACCATTTTGTTTATACCAGTCTTTACGTCCGTTCAGCGTAGCCGACCACTTTTCACCAAAATCGATCTGATCCTGAAGATAGATACCGGTTTGCTTGACTTTGCCTTTGTAAGTTACAGCCGTTTCAGGAGCAAGCCACGATGTTCCATAATGCAAATCATCGAGATCAACAGCCGGAATGCTGCCGCCCGCACCGTACCGATTTGTAAGTTTCCCATGCCGATAGTCGATACCAACGATGGCCTGATGACTGATTGTGCCGTTTTTCCATTTTGCTTCTCCATAAGTATCCAGCTGATAGGATGTAGCAGTGTCATCATAGATAAGAGGATCAAACGTAACCGTGTGTTTATCGCTCTGAAGAGTGGCCCAATTCATATTATAAACGGTGTTAGTTTTACCATAGCGAAAGTTCTGATGAAAGGACCAGGTATCATCCAACCGATGATCCAAGAGATAGCCGTAATAATATTGTTCTCGTTGATACCCCGTATAACCGGGTTGTCCTAAAAACAACCTGCCGGAGCGTCCATAAAAATCACTGTTAGGACGGTAAAGAGAATTTCCTTCATCAGAACCTTTCATTTCATCCTTTAAATAATGGGTCTGAAAAGTAATGGTGGTATCCGGATCAATGTTCCAAGCCAAAGAAGGCGCAATAAACTTTCGTTTGAAGCTGCTATAGTCTACAGGCAAATCCTGCTCGCGAGTCAGCCCTGTCAATCGAAAAGTCAGATTGTCGTGCCCGTCAATTTTCCCGCCAATATCCAAAGCAACGCTGCGATAATCGTCATTGCCACCTTGTATCTGTATCTCATTCACTTGGTCTGCTTTCGGGCGTTTGCTCACCAAATTAAACATTCCTCCGGGGGCATTGCTGCCATAGAGGGTTGAAGCTGGACCACGCAGTACTGCAACTTGTTCAAGCCCATATTGTTCAAAATCCCACAAGGCAAACTGATTTGTTACCAACTGCAAGCCATCAACACGTCTATCAACGTTAAACCCTCTTACCAGGCTTGAATTCCATCGGTAATCGGTTCCTTGCTGGTTGGAAGTGACACCGGCATTGTATTCTAACGCCTGTGTAAGATTTGTCGCACCACGGGCATCCATCTGTTCACGAGTAACAACACTAACGGACTGCGGTATATTGATAAGTGCTGCATTCGTCTTAGTGCCAACATTGTTGTATTTAGCGACATGACCTTTGACGGGAGTTTCCTTATCCGCTGTAACCTCCATCCCCTCTAAAGTGAATTCAATCTGCGAGACAGCGGTCTCACGCACATCTACCTGAGGATCATTTGCCTCCTCAGCAGCGGCAGCATATGGCCATTGCCAGATCAGACCACTGCCTACCAAGACATACAGCAGTCTTTTTCTGGTAAAAGATGATAGTTTTCTCATAGTTTTGACTCCTCATTCATCAGGGTGATTCTCATTGCTGGCCAAACAATGAAAATATATAATAAAAATACCTATTAAATTCACTAGTGACAGCTAGTTTTACTCGGTTTAACACGTGTAAAATTAACCTGGCACTATTATAGCAATGCTTTTTTACAGCGTCAATTGGCAGCAACAGTACTTCTTTCAGGGTATAAAAAGTCAATTAGCGCCCACAAAATGAGAATTGTTATCATTTATTAAAGGATGAATAGGACTATTTTTGCGATTTAGAACCGTATTCTAGTGGTAATTGGCAGTATACTATCGGTTATTTAAAAACCTATTTCATGTTATAATACAGAGAAGATTTTCGTGAATTTAGCATCAAGGTCTCGCAATTTAGAAAGGAAGGTCACCGTGACAACGAATGAATACTCGATGGGCAATGCAGAATTAGCCGCCCAGTTAGATTGCATAAAGATTGAGCAGAATAATGTTATTGAATATCGTTTACCGCCAGAACATGGTGACAGTTGGCTCATGGAAGCACATCCTTCTCCCGGATTATTCGTTACCAACGCATTTATAACTTTGCTGAAACCTATGATCAGAGAATATGATATTAGGCAAAAAGGGAGATGGCTGTGTGCTGTAGCAAGTGGTGTAATAACCATTTTCGAGCCCGGAAAGAAAGCACGGCGACTGAAACCTGGTATTCATATGGTACAGACCGGAAGGCAACCATTTAAAATTGTATTTGATACGGAAGCACCAATTTGGTTTACCAGCATCTGGCTGTTTGATGAATGGATTGATAACCATTTACGAGATAAGCCAACAGAAACATCTTACAACTTTACGGATTATGATAGCTGGCAGTTTCCCCAGTATAATACACCAGACATTGTACTGCTATTTGAGCAGCTAAAATTTGCTTTAAGAATTGCTAGTGTACCATTATTATATTATGAGAACAAAATCGGCGAATTACTGTCATTGATTATAAGAAATATCCGTTATGAATGGTTTTGGAAAAGACAACTGAAAGAAGAACGCCGCCATTATGTCACATATCAAAATAAGAAATATATGCTTTTAGTCAAGGACGCGTTGGATGAAAACCTGCTAAATCCTCCATCGACTAAGCAACTTACAGCCGTTGCCAATATGGGGGCAACCAAGCTGCGTCAGTGCTTTAAAAAAACCTTTGGAGTAACCATGGATGTATATGTGCGGCAAGAAAAAATGAAAGAAGCCATGCGGCTATTGTCAAAAGATGATTTGAGCATCAAAAATATAGCGACGGCAATTGGTTATAAAAACTGCAGTCAATTCATCGCCAGTTTCAAAAAAGTACATGGCTTTACGCCAAATCAATTTAGAAAGTTATTCGGTTTATAACCGAGCAAGACAAAGGGACGGTGGTTCTGTCTTTTTTAAGACATTTCCACCGTCCCTTTGTCTTGCTTCTTTTTATGGTTTTAATCAGGGAGATTCATAAATAAAAAACTTTCTTAAATTACGGATTTACCGTTGCACGGTATAATTGTTTACCATCTTTAAATTCTATAATTGCAGCACCTTTTACGGCATCGTGTGTTTCATTTAAAGTCGTAGAGCCAGTGATTGCTTGATAATCCTTAGTTGCTGCCAAAGCTTCGCGAATTTTATTTGCCTCTGTGCTTTTTGCTCGTTCAATTGCATCCATCATAACGTTCATCGCATCATAGCCAAGAACAGCCGGTGCATCTGGTTTTTGACCATATTCTTTCATATAAGCATCCACAAAAGCTTTAGATACTGGATTTGGATCATCTACAGAATAATGATTCGTAAAGAATGTATTATTCAGCGCTTCACCGCCGGCAATCTCAACAAGTTTAGGAGAATCCCAGCCATCACCACCAACGATAGGCAGATTCAGCCCAATTTCACGTGCTTGTTTAATAATTTTGCCAACCTCTTCATAATAGCCAGGTACATAAATTACGT from Massilibacillus massiliensis carries:
- a CDS encoding TonB-dependent siderophore receptor, encoding MRKLSSFTRKRLLYVLVGSGLIWQWPYAAAAEEANDPQVDVRETAVSQIEFTLEGMEVTADKETPVKGHVAKYNNVGTKTNAALINIPQSVSVVTREQMDARGATNLTQALEYNAGVTSNQQGTDYRWNSSLVRGFNVDRRVDGLQLVTNQFALWDFEQYGLEQVAVLRGPASTLYGSNAPGGMFNLVSKRPKADQVNEIQIQGGNDDYRSVALDIGGKIDGHDNLTFRLTGLTREQDLPVDYSSFKRKFIAPSLAWNIDPDTTITFQTHYLKDEMKGSDEGNSLYRPNSDFYGRSGRLFLGQPGYTGYQREQYYYGYLLDHRLDDTWSFHQNFRYGKTNTVYNMNWATLQSDKHTVTFDPLIYDDTATSYQLDTYGEAKWKNGTISHQAIVGIDYRHGKLTNRYGAGGSIPAVDLDDLHYGTSWLAPETAVTYKGKVKQTGIYLQDQIDFGEKWSATLNGRKDWYKQNGVNPQNGAITEIDQDAFTGRAGLVYHATKELSPYISYAKSFEPQSGRDRSSQPFVPTTGQQYEVGIQYEPVNMDARFTVALFDLRQQNVLTADPIDTNFSIQTGEIASKGLELEANMVAFKDLRLTASYTILDNKITKSTDAAAIGRRTAGVSKHTAALWLDTAKDKQIQSGWNAGIGVRYIGSRYNTDNSLKLNGVWLADASIRYNTTDWQYQLNVRNLFDKFYEASAFDNTRTFQGEQRTLILTATRYW
- a CDS encoding TonB-dependent receptor plug domain-containing protein; protein product: MDKKTKGLLCTLICGAISFGIANDAYAEEQEFDFDEYVVTATRVPVKKSEVAANVTVIGNEEIEKGGYSKISDVLTANNVNMGTSSYASFPILNGDDRVLVLVDGRKMTWAYYSTTGSFNGLNIDNIAIENIERIEIVRGPNSALYGSDAVGGVINIITKKAKENVTKATTEFGSWNSRRYALTTEGVDNDISYIFTYDKQTRGNFDYKNPRTGNSREFKASEIDKEHQTLRIDKQLDDDSELSLSIERMEDRGGYGLALKDVDAGTISNPDERRRVSDLNVALTYSWGKEKNNANSFRIYQNTSEETAHWPYGILWHDLKVNGAEWQQSWQLNDNYTMTGGTDIRQEKVNDFNSSKYMKADATTKAVFIENNLKLKDDMSLNFGSRYDHHDTFGGEVTSHVSLSKEVATDTNVYISWGQAVRNPRLLDLYANTPSWLGNKDLKPESSDTFTLGLDMKLDHKTTLQSSIYRSDLENAIVWKSGVVGSQGMWMNVDREKRQGMEINLQRKLSEQWKVNAGYSYSKIEKQQGGTDNYILDPLNSRPNGYSLGIQYSKDKLDAGITMLSGTGRDKRAYTSDSYFTLDMNIRYRAAKDTQVYLKGYNLTNQAYEVIGTSPEYYKVPGKYPMPGRSFVIGVEKQF
- a CDS encoding ABC transporter substrate-binding protein — encoded protein: MLGYDRLVQDIWHESHEDLCPVRCVFCNSLLFRGIVEKVEIKCPKCGTIQLLNHKGDSRIQKRNSPRRQLDKSGDIQNRMVTDSAGRLVEIPSHPRRVVILNSSNLGLYVATGGMPIGRGTSDRLPAILEDKVKDIPEVGIPENPDLKRIVEMKPDLVIGMAFPTYRSLAAVLERKGIPTILQTFSNYASVLEGLCFYGELNGTEKIAEKKIGVIEKHRQQLIEQIGEQPSPRVLVVWSIDGELYAALSTSFVGDMVKRLGGVNVFDLITIKDEKLAYAPLDFETITEIQIDVILFVDHHLSGGENQKNTSLLHSPWQKLNTLQKNRRIYKLPYSLFAVNPGIQMEKALSVLAAFLYEK
- the hutW gene encoding heme anaerobic degradation radical SAM methyltransferase ChuW/HutW, which gives rise to MKLETIMQTLSKEEAALQFGYQNVDPLTGAFPHKRVVHAGLTGRPVKADQTQGVWEKIMFSVPEQMAPRSVYIHIPFCQTRCLYCNFFQNAANQAIEDKYIDCLIQEIEASAAVPQMKDGLIHAVFIGGGTPTSLSPQNAKRLLQTIHDCLPLANDYELTLEGRIYDLVPEKMDIWMKHGVNRMSLGVQSFHTHIRRQLGRIDDQETVLKRLAELKAYQQCAVIVDLIYGLPDQDMKLWKEDLELLSASAVDGMDLYQLNVFEESEMNKRIQAGKMSPAADTARQAEMFSFAHDFLTKRAFKRLSICHWTRNNRERSLYNILAKEGRDMFPFGCGAGGSIGGYTTMLHRMLPVYEKLVKEEKKPCMVLMEQSPLQPIINTVLGQLEQGFLDLQRLIQAEPRLSELQWLYKLWEERGLVKYNGILYELTLAGQFWQVNLSQTTVECIQILVTGEKSLAVQKIAAQDGAMKLHPKIQHMPEGHPAIGAGFAKA
- a CDS encoding flavodoxin family protein; its protein translation is MNCIVLYSSRTGNTEKIAKEICSVLPNETPCLSVADAPENLDAYDCVFVGFWVDRGTADAQSKKLLERLHHPKVALFATLGADPDSEHATSSMQNAIALLPSNAMPIHTFICQGKVDPNLIEQMKKMFPTGHPHAVTSEREKLHERASVHPDDRDLQAARNFVVETLKRLENSAL
- a CDS encoding helix-turn-helix domain-containing protein, whose product is MTTNEYSMGNAELAAQLDCIKIEQNNVIEYRLPPEHGDSWLMEAHPSPGLFVTNAFITLLKPMIREYDIRQKGRWLCAVASGVITIFEPGKKARRLKPGIHMVQTGRQPFKIVFDTEAPIWFTSIWLFDEWIDNHLRDKPTETSYNFTDYDSWQFPQYNTPDIVLLFEQLKFALRIASVPLLYYENKIGELLSLIIRNIRYEWFWKRQLKEERRHYVTYQNKKYMLLVKDALDENLLNPPSTKQLTAVANMGATKLRQCFKKTFGVTMDVYVRQEKMKEAMRLLSKDDLSIKNIATAIGYKNCSQFIASFKKVHGFTPNQFRKLFGL